In Ruminococcaceae bacterium KH2T8, the genomic stretch GTTGATCGTCACGGCGCTTATCTCCATCATGCCCATCGCTCTTGCAACGATGGTAGAGCATATCGGTGATATCTCGGCTATCTCCTCTACGACTGAGAAGAACTTCATCGAGGACCCGGGTCTTCACAGGACACTCGTAGGCGACGGTCTTGCGACACTCATCGCATCGCTCTTCGGAGCTCCCGCCAATACTACATACGGCGAGAACACTGGCGTTCTGTCGCTCACCCAGGTATACGATCCCGCAGTTATCAGGATCGCGGCCGCTTTCGCAGTCCTCCTTTCATTCTTCCCGAAGTTCTCGGCGCTCATCGCGACGATGCCCGCTGCTACCGTCGGAGGCGTATCGATCGTACTCTACGGTATGATCTCCGCTGTCGGCGTAAGAAACGTAGTCGAGAATCAGATCGACTTCAGCAAGAGCAGGAATATCATCATCGCAGCCCTGATCCTCGGACTGTCGATCGGTGTCAATTACTCGGGTGCCATCACATTTAACATAGGAGTCGTTACGGTATCCCTTTCGGGTCTTGCGATCGGTGCTCTCGTAGGTATCATATTCAATGCTCTCCTTCCTCTTGAAGAGAATGATCAGAAGATGCCGAACAAGTTATTTAAGGCCGAAGAGTAATTTATAAGAGTCGTTATAAAATTTTATTGAAGAACAGCCCCCGCGGCTGTTCTTTTTTATCTTTAACAATGTTAAAATCATTAAAGAGTTTGTGTGAAGAAGGTATGGGATCTATATGAGGAAGATACTTATATTCGGTTGCACTAAGGTGACCGAAGCTATCGTTCCGCTCTTGTGTTCCGATATAAGCATTGCCAACGAGATCTGCATTGCGTCGGGAGACAAGGCCGATTGCGATGTCCTGAGGAAGAAATATTCTGACTTGCCGGTGCGTATCACTACTGCCCGTGCCGATGTCAATAATGAAGCGGGAACGAAGATGATGCTGTCCATCATACAGCCCGATCTTATCGTAAACCTTGAGCCCGCCCCCTTGAGTACCAAGGTAATGAAGATCGCACTCTATCAGGGTGCCGATTATATCGATGCGTCTCTTGATGAATGGAACAAGGGAGATTTCCTCTCCAAGCAGTTCGAGCTCTTCGGAGAATTCAGGGAGAAGGGTATCACGGGTATCGTCGGATGCGTCGTGGATCCTTCGCTCATCACAACGATCATCAGGAAAGCTGCCGAGGATGACTTTGACAAGATCGAGGAAGTCGATGTCTTCGGTGTCAATATGCATACTTCGACATGTTCGTGTGCCATAAAGAAGCTCCTGGAATCGCCCGACCTTAAGGCCAAGCAGGAAAAGGCCGTATGTATCGAAGCCGGAGAGAAGAAGGAATATGATCCGCTCGCGGTCAAGATCGAAGGCGGCATAGAGGAGCTCACGGAAGACGACCTCTTCCTCTTGAATGACCCGATCACGGAGGATATCCGCAAGGAGATCCCCGATATCCCGACAGTCAGATACTTCTCCACATATACGGAGAAGTCGACCGACGTCCTCGATACATTAAGAGACTGCGGAATGCTCTCGGATGTTCCCGTTGAGGTCGCGGAGGGTGTAAAGATCGCCCCCATAGATTTCCTTGCAAAGGTAATGCCCGCTCCCAAGGAAGAGAAGATCACGGGAAACAGCATCGCGGCTGTTGTCATTACGGGTAAGAAGGACGGCGCGGACAAGTCCGTTCTCATGTATTCCAAGGAAGATAATGAAGAATGTATCGCGAAGAACGGCGTAGAAGTCGCTTCGTATCTTGATGCTCTCATGATAGTTGCGGGAATCAGGCTCATATGTCTTAATAAGTGGAAGAAGCCTGGAGTATTCACGGCGAGTGCTTTCGATCCTCAGTTACTGATCGACGCACTGAAAAAACTTGGGTTAAGGTATTCTGTGACAGATACACAGCCGATAAAACTTGAAATAAAGGGGTAAGTTATGAACAATGAAAGAGCAAAGGTATTGGTAGTCGAAGATGACGCTGACATCAATAACCTTATCTACGATTCTTTAAGAAAGCACGGCCTTGACTGCGTACAGGCCTATTCGGGAACAGAGGGACTTTTGAACTTCAAGAACGACAAGTTCGACCTCGTTATATTGGATCTCATGATGCCCGGTATGTCCGGTGAGACACTTACAAAGACGATAAGAGAAGATTCCAAGGTGCCGATCATGGTCGTATCCGCGAAGTCATCTCTTGATTCGAGAGTAGATCTTCTCGCCATGGGTGCGGACGATTTCCTCGCTAAGCCCTTCGAGGTCAAGGAGCTCCTTGCAAGAGTAGACGTACAGCTTCGCCATCTCGCTGATATCGGAAGCGAAGAGGTAGAAGAGAGCAAGACACTTGAGTTCAGAGACCTGATCCTCTATAAGGAGACTTTCGAGGCTACGCTTCAGGGACAGGAGCTCTCGCTCACGAGACAGGAATACAAGATCTTAGAGCTCTTCATGCTCTATCCCAATAAGGTATTCTCCAAGCAGGAGATCTTCGAGTATGCATGGAATGAGTGCTACATCGGTGAGGATAAGACGATCAACGTCCATATCAGTAATATCAGATCGAAGATCAAGAAGATCACTCCCGATGAGTATATCGATACTATCTGGGGTATCGGATTCCGTCTTGCAAAGCCCAAAGCTTAATACTTTCTTTAACATTTGTTAGCGAAGACTGAAAACTTGCCAAGGATAATGGCATCATTAAAGTCATGCTCAGGAGAATTTGACATATGGAAGATATGCTTCTTGTAACTGACAATCTTACTAAGGTTTATAAGAAGACTATGGCTGTAAATTCGGTCAATATTCATATTCGCAAAGGTGCTATCTACGGCCTGATCGGAAAGAACGGCGCAGGTAAGACCACCATCATGAAGATGATCTCCGGTATCATCACTCCTACTGACGGGACTTTTGATTATATAGGTTTTAACGGCGACAACAGGGAGGCTTTCTCGAGGATCGGTGCCCTTATCGAGGCTCCGGCACTCCTTCCCAACCTGTCGGCTTATGATAACTTAAAGCTCAAATGCCTGGCTTACGGCATCGGTGACGACAAGTATATCAAGGAAAAGCTTGATCTTGTCGGTCTCGGAAATGTCGGAAAGAAGACGGCCGGCAACTTCTCCCTCGGAATGAAGCAGAGACTCGGCATCGCGCTGGCATTAGTCGGCGAACCCGATTTCGTCCTTCTCGATGAGCCCATTAACGGCCTCGATCCGCAGGGTATCGTAGAGATCCGTGAGATCCTGAGCAAGCTCAATAAGGAAAACGGAGTTACCATCCTTATCTCGAGTCATATCCTCGAAGAACTCGCCAAGATCGCGACGGACTACGCGATCATCAATAACGGTCAGATCATAGAGGAATCCACGAGCGAAGAACTCAAGAAGAAGTGCAGGGCGAAGATCGTTATCAAGTCTTCGGATGTTCCGAGCATCGTACCGATAATCGATGCGAACGGCTTTAATGACTATCAGGTAATAGATGACCATACTATCTATGTATTCGACAGGATCAATGAAACGGCGGTCCTCAATATGGAGATAGCGAAGGCAGGCATATATGTTGACTCGATAGGCGTCGAATCCTCAGACCTTGAAGAATATTTCCTCAAGGTGACCGGTACGCGTACGGGGGACATAAAGTGAGGGAGGACAGCTGAAGATGTTTGCTAAGTATCTGAGATCTGAACTGTTCCGTATCTCCAAGATGTACAGCACGTACGTCCTCATCGGTGTTCTATTTGTATGCACACTCCTGTCCACATTTATGACTACGAATATTGATTATGCTTCAGTCATGGGTGTGTCTGACGAAGAACTGGCAACATTGAATGAAGAAGGACATTCTATCGTGGCCGTCCAGGAAGCGACCGAAGCCGGCGTTCAAAGCGATGCCAATATCGATCAGGTGGAAGTAGACTACGAGACCGTCAATATCTTCGGCCACAACATGTACTACGACTGTGACTTCACGGAGCTCTTCCAGCAGAATGTTATGGGGCAGTTCCATATCCTTTATCTGTCGATATTCACGGGTCTTTTCTTCGGCGCGATATACAGGACGGGATACGATAAGAATCTGCTTATAAGCAATATATCGAGGCTTACGCTCATGGGCGCGAGGATGACTGTCCTTGCGATCTATAATGCCGTAATGCTGCTGACGGTCTTTATCTCGACGGTATTCTCGGATCTTATCTGTACAAAGGAGATCACGGTCGATATGAGCCCTAAGTTCTTCCTTTATGTACTGACTTCATTCCTGCTGTCGTTCGCATTTACCACAGTCGTTGCTACCATAACGATATCCACGAGAAGTACCGCGGCAGGTATCACTTCAGGTGTAATCATGGCATTCGGTATCGTTGTTTACCTGATCATACTTCTGAGCAAGCTCATGATCGCATTCCTGGGAGCTCCCGAGGATTTCGATCTGGCCGATTATATGATCTCTCAGACCATTACCAAGCTGACGATCGATGCCGACGGCATGGAATATACCCGCGCGATAGTATGCTCATTTGTGTATATCGCTGTTTCGCTTGTGTCTACGGGAGCCCTCGTCAGAAAGAGGGATGTCACTTAAGTCATGTTTTCTAACCTTGTTCATCTGTGTCTGATCAGGACGGTAAAGAGCCGCTGGTTCCCTTGGGGACTCGCATTGGTCTTGGCCTGCTTTTTTATCTACGTCCTGTCATTCTATCAGGTTATCCACGGAGATGCGCCCAGCAACGGTGATTCCGCGGATGTGACGCTTCAGATCGCTTACGGAACCGTACTGGCTACCATGAATATGAATATGTTCTGGCAGGAGACGCTCTTTTCGTTCGCGCTTGTTTACTTCCCTTTCTTTGCGATCATAAACACTGCCTTCATGGCGTGCGATTACTATAAGTACAGACTATTCATCAACTACGAGGGAGCCGTATCAAATAAGTGGAAGATCGTTCTGGCGGATTGTTGCGCTATCTCGGTATTTTCGTTTGTTCTTACGATCCTTGCCGGATTACTGTTAATGATGGGAATGCTCTTCGGGGATACGGAGTTCATTCCAGTAGTGATGACGAAAAGCTTTATCGGCAGTCTGCTCTCGTTGTGGTTCAGGATTGTCGAGATGTCCCTTCTGGTTTATTTGTTCTCGCAGATGACGAGAAGCAAGGCCGCCGGAGCATCTTTATCTATCGTGTTCTCTATTATTTACGGCATGATCACCAATATTTTGTGCGGATATCTGATGGGGCGTTCGGAAGCGCTGAGTATCCCGTTCGATTATGATCTCTTTGTCTGCTTTACGAGCCCTGCGAACTATTTCTCGATGGCTCTGGACAGCGAAGCCGAGCCTATCAGGATCGGACTTCTCATGACTGCCGGGATCGTGCTCCTTTTCCAATTTGTCGTTGTCGTGGTATTATCGATGATATTCGCTGCAAGGAGGAGAGAAGCATGATAGAGATCGCCGCCATAATACTTCTGGCGCTTGTCCTTGCGCTTACGCTGCTCCTTATAAATACATTGAGCCAGATCAAGAACATCAGGGATCAGGTTCATTTCATAGCAAAGAACGACACGAATAAGCGAGTATCTTTCTACGGTAAGTCCAGACAGATGTCAGGCCTTGCCAAGGATATAAATGACATCATCGAAAGCTATAGGGTCCGTGAGGAAGAGGTCCTCAAGCAGGATAAGGAGATCAAGGATACCCTTACCAACATGTCCCACGATATAAGGACTCCGCTTACGTCCCTCAAGGGATATTTCGAGCTCCTTAAGGAGTCTGAAGACCCCGAAGAGCAGGAGAAGTACAGGAATATCATCACCGAGAGAATAGATTCGCTCGGCGAGATCCTCGAGACCATGTTCTTCTATACCAAGGTTTCGAATGTCAATTACCAGGTGCCTCTCGATACGGTCGAGATGTCCGAGATCGTAATGCAGACGCTGTTTTCCTATTTCGATGACTTCGAGAATGCGGGTCTTACCCCCGATGTCGATATCGATGAGAACCTTCGCGTCATCGGTAATGAGCAGTCGATAAAGAGGATCCTTCAGAACCTCATAAAGAACTGCCTCGTACACGGCGATTCCCGTGTTAAGATCAGCCTCAAGCCCGCTCCCGAAGGCGAGAAGGCAGTCGTACTTACTGTCGGCAACGGCATCAAGGAGAACGATATCCCCGATGCCGATAGGGTATTCGACAGGTTCTATAAGGCTGATAAATCAAGACATGTCGCTTCGAGCGGTATCGGTCTTTCCGTTGCCAAAAAGCTCACGGATTCAATGGACGGTAAGATCACGGCGTCCCTCGACAATGACTTCTTTAACATCAGACTCACCCTCCCAAGTGTCTGAAAAATTTGCTTTTTTCTTTTAACGAGCGGTATAATCAATATTATCGTGCAGTATTGTGAGGAGGTCTTCTTATGATCAATCTCGACCCGAAGAATATGAGCCCGGAAGAAAAATCTGAACTGGACAGCCTTGTTCTCGAGACTATCCGAAGGTTTTCATCAGATACTGTCTATTTCAAGGACACAGAATCCAGATTCCTGTGGAATTCCTACGAGCATTGCGCGCAGGTTGGCGTCAAGGACCCTGAAGAGCTCTACGGAAAGACGGATTTTGATTTC encodes the following:
- a CDS encoding Saccharopine dehydrogenase, NADP-dependent codes for the protein MRKILIFGCTKVTEAIVPLLCSDISIANEICIASGDKADCDVLRKKYSDLPVRITTARADVNNEAGTKMMLSIIQPDLIVNLEPAPLSTKVMKIALYQGADYIDASLDEWNKGDFLSKQFELFGEFREKGITGIVGCVVDPSLITTIIRKAAEDDFDKIEEVDVFGVNMHTSTCSCAIKKLLESPDLKAKQEKAVCIEAGEKKEYDPLAVKIEGGIEELTEDDLFLLNDPITEDIRKEIPDIPTVRYFSTYTEKSTDVLDTLRDCGMLSDVPVEVAEGVKIAPIDFLAKVMPAPKEEKITGNSIAAVVITGKKDGADKSVLMYSKEDNEECIAKNGVEVASYLDALMIVAGIRLICLNKWKKPGVFTASAFDPQLLIDALKKLGLRYSVTDTQPIKLEIKG
- a CDS encoding ABC-2 type transport system ATP-binding protein, which produces MEDMLLVTDNLTKVYKKTMAVNSVNIHIRKGAIYGLIGKNGAGKTTIMKMISGIITPTDGTFDYIGFNGDNREAFSRIGALIEAPALLPNLSAYDNLKLKCLAYGIGDDKYIKEKLDLVGLGNVGKKTAGNFSLGMKQRLGIALALVGEPDFVLLDEPINGLDPQGIVEIREILSKLNKENGVTILISSHILEELAKIATDYAIINNGQIIEESTSEELKKKCRAKIVIKSSDVPSIVPIIDANGFNDYQVIDDHTIYVFDRINETAVLNMEIAKAGIYVDSIGVESSDLEEYFLKVTGTRTGDIK
- a CDS encoding Signal transduction histidine kinase, translated to MIEIAAIILLALVLALTLLLINTLSQIKNIRDQVHFIAKNDTNKRVSFYGKSRQMSGLAKDINDIIESYRVREEEVLKQDKEIKDTLTNMSHDIRTPLTSLKGYFELLKESEDPEEQEKYRNIITERIDSLGEILETMFFYTKVSNVNYQVPLDTVEMSEIVMQTLFSYFDDFENAGLTPDVDIDENLRVIGNEQSIKRILQNLIKNCLVHGDSRVKISLKPAPEGEKAVVLTVGNGIKENDIPDADRVFDRFYKADKSRHVASSGIGLSVAKKLTDSMDGKITASLDNDFFNIRLTLPSV
- a CDS encoding DNA-binding response regulator, OmpR family, contains REC and winged-helix (wHTH) domain; its protein translation is MNNERAKVLVVEDDADINNLIYDSLRKHGLDCVQAYSGTEGLLNFKNDKFDLVILDLMMPGMSGETLTKTIREDSKVPIMVVSAKSSLDSRVDLLAMGADDFLAKPFEVKELLARVDVQLRHLADIGSEEVEESKTLEFRDLILYKETFEATLQGQELSLTRQEYKILELFMLYPNKVFSKQEIFEYAWNECYIGEDKTINVHISNIRSKIKKITPDEYIDTIWGIGFRLAKPKA